In Tenrec ecaudatus isolate mTenEca1 chromosome 4, mTenEca1.hap1, whole genome shotgun sequence, a single window of DNA contains:
- the SPI1 gene encoding transcription factor PU.1 isoform X2 has protein sequence MFQACKMEGFPLVVPPTEDLVPYEADLYQRPAHEYYPYLSSDGESHSDHYWDFHPHHVHSEFESFTENHFTELQSVQPPQLQQLYRHMELEQMHVLDAPMALPHTTSLGHQVSYPTRVCLPYPSLSPAQPSSDDEEGERQSPPLEVSDGEADGLEPGPGLLHGETGSKKKIRLYQFLLDLLRSGDMKDSIWWVDKDKGTFQFSSKHKEALAHRWGIQKGNRKKMTYQKMARALRNYGKTGEVKKVKKKLTYQFSGEVLGRGGLAERRHPPH, from the exons ATGTTCCAGGCGTGCAAAATGGAAGGGTTTCCCCTCGTCGTCCCT CCAACGGAAGACCTGGTGCCCTACGAGGCCGACCTGTACCAACGCCCAGCGCACGAGTACTACCCCTATCTCAGCAGTGATGGAGAGAGCCACAGCG ACCACTACTGGGACTTCCACCCCCACCACGTGCACAGCGAGTTTGAGAGCTTCACGGAGAACCACTTCACGGAGCTGCAGAGCGTGCAACCCCCGCAGCTGCAGCAGCTGTACCGCCACATGGAGCTGGAGCAGATGCATGTCCTGGACGCGCCCATGGCGCTGCCCCACACCACCAGCCTGGGCCACCAG GTCTCCTACCCGACCCGGGTGTGCCTCCCATACCCTTCCCTGTCCCCGGCCCAGCCCAGCTCAGATGATGAGGAGGGCGAGCGGCAGAGCCCCCCGCTGGAGGTGTCCGACGGAGAGGCCGACGGCCTGGAGCCAGGGCCTGGCCTCCTGCACGGGGAGACAG GCAGCAAGAAGAAGATCCGGCTGTACCAGTTCCTGCTGGACCTGCTCCGCAGCGGCGACATGAAGGACAGCATCTGGTGGGTGGACAAAGACAAGGGCACCTTCCAGTTCTCGTCCAAGCACAAGGAGGCGCTGGCGCACCGCTGGGGCATCCAGAAGGGCAACCGCAAGAAGATGACCTACCAGAAGATGGCCCGCGCGCTGCGCAACTACGGCAAGACAGGCGAGGTGAAGAAGGTCAAGAAGAAGCTCACCTACCAGTTCAGCGGGGAGGTGCTGGGCCGCGGCGGCCTGGCCGAGCGCCGCCACCCGCCGCACTGA
- the SPI1 gene encoding transcription factor PU.1 isoform X1, which translates to MFQACKMEGFPLVVPQPTEDLVPYEADLYQRPAHEYYPYLSSDGESHSDHYWDFHPHHVHSEFESFTENHFTELQSVQPPQLQQLYRHMELEQMHVLDAPMALPHTTSLGHQVSYPTRVCLPYPSLSPAQPSSDDEEGERQSPPLEVSDGEADGLEPGPGLLHGETGSKKKIRLYQFLLDLLRSGDMKDSIWWVDKDKGTFQFSSKHKEALAHRWGIQKGNRKKMTYQKMARALRNYGKTGEVKKVKKKLTYQFSGEVLGRGGLAERRHPPH; encoded by the exons ATGTTCCAGGCGTGCAAAATGGAAGGGTTTCCCCTCGTCGTCCCT CAGCCAACGGAAGACCTGGTGCCCTACGAGGCCGACCTGTACCAACGCCCAGCGCACGAGTACTACCCCTATCTCAGCAGTGATGGAGAGAGCCACAGCG ACCACTACTGGGACTTCCACCCCCACCACGTGCACAGCGAGTTTGAGAGCTTCACGGAGAACCACTTCACGGAGCTGCAGAGCGTGCAACCCCCGCAGCTGCAGCAGCTGTACCGCCACATGGAGCTGGAGCAGATGCATGTCCTGGACGCGCCCATGGCGCTGCCCCACACCACCAGCCTGGGCCACCAG GTCTCCTACCCGACCCGGGTGTGCCTCCCATACCCTTCCCTGTCCCCGGCCCAGCCCAGCTCAGATGATGAGGAGGGCGAGCGGCAGAGCCCCCCGCTGGAGGTGTCCGACGGAGAGGCCGACGGCCTGGAGCCAGGGCCTGGCCTCCTGCACGGGGAGACAG GCAGCAAGAAGAAGATCCGGCTGTACCAGTTCCTGCTGGACCTGCTCCGCAGCGGCGACATGAAGGACAGCATCTGGTGGGTGGACAAAGACAAGGGCACCTTCCAGTTCTCGTCCAAGCACAAGGAGGCGCTGGCGCACCGCTGGGGCATCCAGAAGGGCAACCGCAAGAAGATGACCTACCAGAAGATGGCCCGCGCGCTGCGCAACTACGGCAAGACAGGCGAGGTGAAGAAGGTCAAGAAGAAGCTCACCTACCAGTTCAGCGGGGAGGTGCTGGGCCGCGGCGGCCTGGCCGAGCGCCGCCACCCGCCGCACTGA